Proteins encoded by one window of Xenopus tropicalis strain Nigerian chromosome 6, UCB_Xtro_10.0, whole genome shotgun sequence:
- the LOC101730563 gene encoding uncharacterized protein LOC101730563: MIYLILLFNLYFHINLNFLFQKYFQNYDQLKANIFRSKKTKPNKIHGVGHTSGPMKRTRQNREACGKPSCAAVMGPRYSYLLIILMTIGILTHHCDCAPVLKIKNFDVLHHHLTLRPNTRSLIPCKFAAVRPIDATKMVLEWGKISEDDGKYTPLIQLNSDGVKTFSEDSKKYELFVPLVRKGNCTLVIKPTGATDNGAYEVWMTLDGELYESFSRTRITVSGGSRALGSRAEAPTTKMTPTAIKNTAAMNSKEPIGVKNSSNFFALLLEKHGKSAIIVVIAVLSFLTLTSVTSLVVCCLYCCSGDEEPSADEETPKESTPQTTQEETSLHVEDETPSETSGQKRGEIVSYEREEPAKYSASESEEEPDSSYKGSDTESDLSDSG, encoded by the exons ATGATTTATCTCATTTTGTTGTTCAACCTATATTTTCACAtaaatcttaattttttattccaaaaatattttcaaaactatgaccaattaaaagcaaacatttttagaTCGAAGAAAACTAAACCTAATAAAATTCATGGAGTAGGCCATACTTCTGGCCCTATGAAGAGAACT CGGCAGAACCGTGAGGCCTGTGGGAAACCCTCCTGTGCGGCAGTGATGGGCCCCAGGTATTCCTATTTATTGATCATTTTGATGACCATTGGAATCCTCACGCACCATTGTGATTGTGCACCAGTTCTGAAGATAAAAAATTTTGATGTTTTACATCATCACCTGACTCTGAGGCCAAATACCCGGAGTCTTATTCCCTGCAAGTTTGCTGCAGTGCGTCCAATAGATGCAACCAAAATGGTACTTGAATGGGGTAAAATCTCTGAAGATGATGGAAAATACACCCCTCTTATCCAGCTGAATAGCGATGGAGTCAAAACTTTCTCAGAAGACAGCAAGAAATATGAGCTTTTTGTACCCCTTGTAAGGAAAGGGAACTGCACCTTGGTTATCAAACCCACCGGTGCTACAGACAATGGAGCTTATGAAGTTTGGATGACACTAGATGGAGAGCTGTATGAATCGTTTTCCCGAACGAGAATTACAGTTTCGGGTGGGTCACGGGCATTAGGGTCCCGTGCAGAAGCTCCAACTACCAAAATGACCCCAACAGCCATAAAGAATACGGCTGCAATGAACTCTAAAGAGCCAATAGGAGTCAAGAACAGCAGTAACTTCTTTGCTTTACTTCTTGAAAAACACGGGAAATCGGCAATTATTGTGGTGATAGCGGTTCTATCATTTCTTACACTGACCTCAGTGACATCCCTGGTTGTATG TTGTCTATATTGCTGCTCGGGAGATGAAGAGCCATCTGCGGATGAAGAGACCCCAAAAGAGAGCACCCCACAAACAACTCAAGA GGAGACTAGTCTCCACGTTGAGGATGAGACCCCATCTGAAACATCTGGTCAGAAAAGGGGTGAAATAGTATCATATGAGAGAGAAGAGCCTGCTAAATATTCTGCTTCGGAATCAGAAGAAGAACCAGACTCGTCATATAAAGGATCAGATACTGAGTCAGACTTAAGTGACTCGGGATAA
- the LOC101730511 gene encoding uncharacterized protein LOC101730511, which translates to MIYLILLFYLYFHINLNFLFQKYFQNYDQLKANIFRSKKTKPNKIHGVGHTSGPMKRTRQNREACGKPSCAAVMGPRYSYLLIILMTIGILTHHCDCAPVLKIKNFDVLHHHLTLRPNTRSLIPCKFAAVRPIDATKMVIEWGKISGDDGKYIPLIQLNSDGVKTFSEDGKKYELFVPLVRKGNCTLVIKPTGATDNGAYEVWMTLDGELYESFSRTRITVSGGSRALGSRAESPTTKMTPTAIKNAAAMNSKEPIGVKNSSNFFALLLEKHGKSAIIVVIAVLSFLTLTSVTSLVVCCLYCCSGDEEPSADEETPKESPPQTTQELVTCSE; encoded by the exons ATGATTTATCTCATTTTGTTGTTCTATCTATATTTTCACAtaaatcttaattttttattccaaaaatattttcaaaactatgaccaattaaaagcaaacatttttagaTCGAAGAAAACTAAACCTAATAAAATTCATGGAGTAGGCCATACTTCTGGCCCTATGAAGAGAACT CGGCAGAACCGTGAGGCCTGTGGGAAACCCTCCTGTGCGGCAGTGATGGGCCCCAGGTATTCCTATTTATTGATCATTTTGATGACCATTGGAATCCTCACGCACCATTGTGATTGTGCACCAGTTCTGAAGATAAAAAATTTTGATGTTTTACATCATCACCTGACTCTGAGGCCAAACACCCGGAGTCTTATTCCCTGCAAGTTTGCTGCAGTGCGTCCAATAGATGCAACCAAAATGGTAATAGAATGGGGTAAAATCTCTGGAGATGATGGAAAATACATCCCTCTTATCCAGCTGAATAGCGATGGAGTCAAAACTTTCTCAGAGGACGGCAAGAAATATGAGCTTTTTGTACCCCTTGTAAGGAAAGGGAACTGCACCTTGGTTATCAAACCCACCGGTGCTACAGACAATGGAGCTTATGAAGTTTGGATGACACTAGATGGAGAGCTGTATGAATCGTTTTCCCGAACCAGAATTACAGTTTCGGGTGGGTCACGGGCATTAGGGTCCCGTGCAGAATCTCCAACTACCAAAATGACCCCAACAGCCATAAAGAATGCAGCTGCAATGAACTCTAAAGAGCCAATAGGAGTCAAGAACAGCAGTAACTTCTTTGCTTTACTTCTTGAAAAACACGGGAAATCTGCAATTATTGTGGTGATAGCGGTTCTATCATTTCTTACACTGACCTCAGTGACATCCCTGGTTGTATG TTGTCTATATTGCTGCTCGGGAGATGAAGAGCCATCTGCGGATGAAGAGACCCCAAAGGAGAGCCCCCCACAAACAACTCAAGAGTTAGTAACCTGTTCAGAATAA